In Bartonella bovis 91-4, the following proteins share a genomic window:
- the murD gene encoding UDP-N-acetylmuramoyl-L-alanine--D-glutamate ligase, translated as MIPVECYKGQKVALFGLGQSGLATAQALITGGAKVIGWDDNPSSVEAACRENILTKDLRYEDWSEFVALILAPGIPLTHPKPHWTVDKARQAGIEVIGDIELFVRARNHFLHQHGFCDQDVPFIAITGTNGKSTTTTLLAHLLDKMGYDVQMGGNIGTAILTLKPFVKKRIYVIECSSFQIELSPSLQPTVGILLNLTPDHIDRHGSFAHYVQVKGRLVSKASHALVSVDDPACQVLYQRLINEGRQVKAISKERCIDDGFYAEGTKLFSISHGQRCLLADLGTITSLRGVHNVQNALMVLAALQVLKIADLHIEKHLASYMGLAHRMQQVCEIGSVLFINDSKATNADASACALATFDDIFWIVGGQAKEGGIAPLKRFFNKIRKAYLIGTAAEDFAYTIGSAFPFSMSLTLENAVREAAIDATYDKAKEAVVLFSPACASYDQFKNYEVRGETFISLVRRLKENEL; from the coding sequence GTGATTCCAGTTGAATGTTATAAAGGTCAAAAAGTCGCTTTATTTGGATTAGGACAGTCAGGATTAGCTACGGCGCAAGCACTGATTACTGGTGGAGCTAAAGTGATTGGGTGGGATGACAATCCTTCTAGCGTAGAAGCGGCTTGTAGAGAAAATATTCTGACAAAAGATCTTCGTTATGAGGATTGGTCAGAATTTGTTGCGCTGATTTTGGCACCTGGGATACCTTTAACTCATCCGAAACCTCATTGGACGGTCGATAAAGCACGTCAAGCAGGTATAGAAGTTATTGGTGATATTGAACTATTTGTTCGCGCACGGAACCATTTTTTACATCAACATGGTTTTTGTGATCAGGATGTTCCATTTATTGCTATTACAGGTACGAATGGTAAATCGACCACTACTACTTTGCTTGCTCATCTTTTAGATAAAATGGGTTATGATGTACAAATGGGAGGAAATATTGGAACTGCGATATTAACTCTTAAACCGTTTGTTAAAAAACGTATTTATGTTATTGAATGTTCATCGTTTCAGATTGAGCTAAGTCCTTCTCTTCAACCTACAGTTGGCATTTTGTTAAATTTAACACCTGATCACATTGACCGACATGGCAGTTTTGCTCATTATGTGCAAGTCAAAGGGCGTTTAGTTTCTAAAGCTTCTCATGCTCTTGTTTCAGTGGATGATCCCGCTTGTCAGGTTTTATATCAACGACTTATAAATGAGGGGCGTCAAGTTAAAGCAATTTCTAAAGAACGCTGTATTGATGATGGTTTTTATGCAGAAGGAACAAAACTCTTTTCTATTAGCCATGGGCAGCGTTGTTTGCTTGCGGATCTTGGTACAATAACTTCGTTACGCGGTGTCCATAATGTGCAAAATGCTCTTATGGTTTTAGCGGCATTGCAGGTGTTAAAAATTGCTGATTTGCATATAGAGAAGCATTTAGCAAGTTATATGGGGCTTGCGCATCGTATGCAGCAGGTATGCGAGATTGGATCGGTTTTGTTTATCAATGATAGTAAAGCTACTAATGCGGATGCATCAGCTTGCGCACTTGCTACTTTTGATGATATTTTTTGGATTGTTGGAGGGCAGGCAAAGGAAGGTGGAATTGCTCCTTTAAAAAGATTTTTTAATAAAATTCGTAAAGCTTATTTGATTGGTACTGCTGCGGAGGATTTTGCCTACACGATTGGTTCTGCTTTTCCTTTTTCAATGAGCTTAACTTTGGAAAATGCAGTACGTGAAGCGGCTATTGATGCAACTTATGATAAGGCAAAAGAGGCTGTAGTTTTATTTTCACCAGCTTGTGCAAGTTATGATCAATTCAAAAATTATGAAGTACGCGGAGAGACTTTTATTTCTTTGGTTAGACGGTTGAAGGAAAACGAATTATAA
- the mraY gene encoding phospho-N-acetylmuramoyl-pentapeptide-transferase, producing the protein MILLLSSLSDWLPGVNVFRYITFRTVLAMLTSGLIVFLFGPSIIASLKVRQGRGQPIRADGPQTHFKKAGTPTMGGLMILSGIVVSALLWCNLSNIYLWVSLLVMLSFGMIGFYDDYLKVTKQTDKGFSGKARLGLEFLIATIASLIIVKASSPGLALPFVKDYFINLGWFFIPFTACVIVGTGNAVNLTDGLDGLAIVPVMVAALSFALIAYLSGNINFADYLQIHYVPGTGELTVLLGTVVGAGLGFLWFNAPPAAIFMGDTGSLALGGLLGVVAVATKHEIVLAVIGGLFVLETLSVIIQVGWFKLTKKRVFLMAPIHHHFEKKGWTESQVVVRFWIISIVLALIGLSTLKLR; encoded by the coding sequence ATGATTTTGTTGCTTTCTTCGTTGAGTGATTGGCTTCCAGGAGTTAATGTTTTTCGTTATATTACTTTCCGTACTGTGCTAGCTATGCTGACATCAGGTTTAATTGTTTTTTTGTTTGGTCCTAGCATTATTGCCTCTCTTAAAGTGCGGCAAGGAAGGGGGCAACCAATTCGAGCTGATGGTCCTCAAACCCATTTTAAAAAAGCTGGAACACCTACTATGGGTGGATTAATGATTTTGAGCGGCATTGTGGTGTCGGCGCTTTTATGGTGTAATTTATCGAATATTTATCTTTGGGTATCATTATTAGTTATGCTTTCTTTTGGGATGATTGGTTTTTATGATGATTATCTGAAAGTGACAAAGCAAACAGACAAAGGGTTTTCTGGTAAAGCACGGTTGGGTTTAGAGTTTTTGATTGCGACAATTGCTTCTTTAATTATTGTAAAGGCCAGTTCACCAGGATTGGCTTTACCTTTTGTAAAAGACTATTTTATTAATTTAGGCTGGTTTTTCATTCCTTTTACTGCTTGTGTTATAGTAGGGACCGGTAATGCAGTTAATTTAACGGATGGTCTTGATGGGCTTGCTATTGTTCCTGTGATGGTTGCTGCTTTATCGTTTGCGTTAATCGCTTATCTTTCTGGTAATATAAATTTTGCTGATTATTTACAAATTCACTATGTGCCTGGAACTGGAGAGTTAACCGTTTTATTAGGAACAGTTGTTGGTGCTGGCCTTGGCTTTTTATGGTTTAATGCACCTCCAGCGGCTATTTTTATGGGTGATACCGGTTCGTTGGCTCTTGGAGGGTTGTTGGGTGTTGTTGCTGTGGCGACCAAGCATGAAATTGTTTTAGCTGTTATCGGTGGGCTTTTTGTTTTAGAAACGCTGTCGGTTATCATTCAGGTAGGTTGGTTTAAATTGACAAAAAAGCGTGTATTCCTTATGGCTCCAATTCATCATCATTTTGAGAAAAAGGGGTGGACTGAAAGTCAGGTTGTGGTACGCTTTTGGATTATTTCAATTGTTTTGGCGTTGATTGGTCTTTCAACACTTAAGTTGAGATAA
- a CDS encoding UDP-N-acetylmuramoyl-tripeptide--D-alanyl-D-alanine ligase has protein sequence MTVLWDRQTLLSVMNGLSIGCLPETFSGISIDSRSLIEGDIFFCIKGNSLDGHDFAAQAYAKGAGVLVVAQNRLAEMKKLAAPLIVVPDVLKALEKLAQAARERSKAKIIAVTGSVGKTTTKEALKQALETVGRVYANLGSFNNCWGVPLTLARMPADSDYGIFEIGMNHKDEIRPLVKLVRPHVALITHIAAGHIGFFKNLEEIADAKAEIFEGLGDESVALLNADSHFFSRLVQKAEQCGVKKILSFGESTGADYQAKEIHLLTDCSYMTMHFSDQDMTIKIGAPGRHIAQNILGVLGTCDVVGADLARVSLALSCFSLPKGRGNRYRLSLPKGGEFHLIDESYNANPASMCAALDLLAAGPVGTCGRKIAVLGDMLELGVYSEKLHCDLVKPICISGANPVFLVGKAMKFLANELSTYVKVHYFEHVEELLPLILKEISEGDLIMIKSSHSVGLSRIVIALLDHYKKVSL, from the coding sequence ATGACAGTTTTATGGGATAGACAGACACTTCTTTCTGTTATGAATGGTTTATCAATTGGGTGTTTGCCAGAAACTTTTTCTGGGATTTCTATTGATAGTAGATCTCTTATAGAGGGCGATATTTTTTTCTGTATTAAAGGTAATAGTTTAGACGGTCATGATTTTGCTGCACAAGCTTATGCAAAAGGTGCTGGAGTTCTTGTAGTTGCGCAAAATCGTTTGGCTGAAATGAAAAAGTTAGCTGCTCCATTGATTGTGGTTCCCGATGTTTTAAAAGCGTTAGAAAAACTTGCACAAGCAGCACGTGAGCGTTCAAAAGCTAAAATTATAGCTGTCACAGGTTCTGTTGGAAAAACAACAACAAAAGAAGCTCTTAAACAAGCACTTGAAACTGTTGGAAGGGTTTATGCCAATCTTGGTTCTTTTAACAATTGTTGGGGTGTTCCCCTAACTTTGGCGCGTATGCCTGCAGATAGTGATTATGGTATATTTGAAATTGGTATGAATCATAAGGATGAAATTCGTCCTTTAGTAAAATTGGTTCGTCCGCATGTAGCTTTGATTACTCATATTGCTGCTGGACATATAGGTTTTTTTAAAAATCTTGAAGAAATTGCAGATGCAAAAGCTGAAATTTTTGAAGGACTGGGCGATGAAAGTGTAGCTCTTTTAAACGCGGACAGTCATTTTTTTTCTCGTTTGGTTCAAAAAGCAGAACAATGTGGTGTAAAAAAAATCTTGAGTTTTGGGGAATCAACAGGTGCTGATTATCAAGCAAAAGAGATTCATCTTTTAACAGATTGTTCTTATATGACCATGCATTTTTCTGATCAAGATATGACGATTAAAATTGGCGCTCCTGGGCGACATATTGCACAAAATATTTTAGGTGTTCTAGGAACTTGTGATGTGGTTGGTGCTGATTTAGCACGTGTTTCACTTGCTTTGAGTTGTTTTTCTCTTCCAAAAGGCAGAGGTAACCGCTATAGATTATCTTTACCGAAAGGAGGAGAATTTCATTTAATTGATGAAAGTTATAATGCTAATCCTGCTTCTATGTGTGCTGCCCTTGATCTTCTTGCTGCGGGACCAGTCGGCACCTGTGGTCGGAAAATAGCAGTTCTGGGTGATATGCTTGAGTTAGGAGTTTATAGTGAAAAGCTTCATTGTGATTTGGTGAAACCAATATGCATTTCTGGTGCCAATCCGGTTTTTTTAGTTGGAAAAGCGATGAAATTTTTGGCTAATGAGCTTTCTACTTATGTCAAAGTTCATTACTTTGAGCATGTTGAGGAACTTTTACCGCTTATTTTAAAAGAAATTTCAGAAGGTGATCTTATTATGATTAAATCATCTCATAGTGTTGGTTTATCGCGTATTGTAATTGCTCTTCTTGATCACTATAAAAAAGTGTCTTTATAA
- a CDS encoding UDP-N-acetylmuramoyl-L-alanyl-D-glutamate--2,6-diaminopimelate ligase: MFLGTLFTECIEDNCLSSIEITGISSDSRQVLPGYVFVALQGNKGDGRQYVNDAIKRGARVIVTNYDCILEELCVPVLRVVDVRHSLAIAAARFYGAQPEIVTAVTGTSGKTSVVSFVRQIWKHVGLCAASIGTVGVVSPKRNDYGSLTTPDPVMLQRLLSEIAGEGVTHAALEASSHGLDQGRLDGVRLAAAAFTNLGRDHMDYHTCMEDYLRAKMRLFDTLLPCDAPAIIFADDVYSQKVIDHVTRTGRSVLTVGRKGKFITINRIEHQRLRQCVECRMGNDIYTFDLPLAGEFQVTNALIAAGLAIATNVPADSVFRSLKKLQGAPGRLELVGNTKDNAFVYVDYAHKPEALEQVLLCVRPFTLGRLILVFGCGGDRDQGKRPLMGKIAVSKADIVIVTDDNPRTEDPAKIRKDILQAASGAMEIADRGEAIDYAVKLLKSGDTLIIAGKGHENGQIIGKTTYPFSDHLRAVSALKERNR; the protein is encoded by the coding sequence ATGTTTCTTGGCACATTATTTACAGAATGTATTGAAGATAATTGTCTTTCCTCAATTGAAATTACGGGAATAAGTTCAGATTCTCGACAAGTGTTGCCTGGCTATGTTTTTGTGGCTCTTCAAGGAAATAAAGGTGATGGCAGGCAATATGTGAATGATGCTATAAAGCGTGGTGCACGGGTAATAGTTACAAATTATGATTGTATTCTTGAGGAGTTATGTGTTCCAGTTTTGCGTGTTGTAGATGTACGCCATAGTTTAGCCATTGCAGCTGCACGTTTTTATGGTGCTCAGCCTGAAATTGTGACAGCTGTTACAGGAACAAGCGGTAAAACATCGGTTGTGTCTTTTGTTAGGCAAATTTGGAAGCATGTTGGGCTTTGTGCAGCTAGCATAGGGACAGTTGGTGTTGTTTCACCTAAGCGTAATGATTATGGCTCCCTAACGACACCTGATCCGGTAATGTTACAGCGTTTGTTATCTGAAATTGCTGGTGAAGGTGTTACACATGCGGCACTTGAAGCTTCTTCGCATGGTCTTGATCAGGGTCGACTTGATGGAGTGCGTTTAGCAGCTGCAGCTTTCACCAATTTAGGGCGTGATCATATGGATTATCACACGTGTATGGAAGATTATCTGCGTGCTAAAATGAGATTGTTTGATACGCTTTTACCATGTGATGCACCCGCTATTATTTTTGCAGATGATGTTTATTCACAAAAGGTGATTGATCATGTTACCCGAACAGGGCGTTCAGTATTAACGGTTGGACGTAAGGGGAAGTTTATTACAATTAATCGTATTGAGCATCAGCGTTTGAGACAATGTGTTGAGTGTCGTATGGGAAACGATATTTACACATTCGATTTACCTCTTGCAGGGGAATTTCAAGTGACTAATGCACTTATAGCTGCAGGTTTAGCAATTGCGACAAATGTACCTGCGGATAGTGTTTTTCGCTCTTTGAAAAAATTACAAGGAGCACCTGGCCGATTAGAATTAGTTGGAAATACGAAGGATAATGCATTTGTTTACGTGGATTATGCTCATAAACCAGAGGCTTTAGAGCAGGTATTACTTTGTGTTCGCCCCTTTACATTGGGGCGTTTGATTCTTGTTTTTGGTTGTGGGGGTGATCGTGATCAAGGTAAAAGACCTTTGATGGGAAAAATTGCAGTAAGCAAAGCTGATATTGTTATTGTTACTGATGATAATCCTCGTACTGAAGATCCTGCAAAAATTCGAAAAGATATTTTGCAGGCGGCATCAGGAGCAATGGAAATAGCGGATCGTGGTGAAGCTATTGATTATGCAGTGAAATTACTTAAATCTGGAGATACATTAATTATTGCTGGAAAAGGTCATGAAAATGGTCAAATTATAGGAAAGACAACGTATCCTTTTTCAGATCATTTGAGAGCAGTTTCTGCTTTGAAAGAACGAAATAGATGA
- a CDS encoding peptidoglycan D,D-transpeptidase FtsI family protein: MRLLLLFSRKKKYLNDQLSNPDLPIYRPYFSRSRLIFSLLSFLILYGIMGKCLISYGFQGGQIEEAKGPRTVQLAARPDIIDRNGRLLATDIETYSLFAEPRRIIDIDETIELISTVLPQLNWQETYKRLKKKSRFSWVQRGLTPTQKAQIMALGIPGIGFRTEIRRFYPDGPIASHILGMVNVDNQGIAGIEKYIDDTGLSVLRNAGLATEALLKPVQLSIDIRIQAIVRDELMKGMKRYKALAAGAVILNIHTGEVVAMVSVPDFDPRNPIDALKGDRLNRMTAGTFEMGSIIKSFTTAMALDSEVFHLNSIIDASKPIQVGHGRFIRDFHGKNRLLKLWEVFIYSSNIGSAREALEIGVDGHRDFLKKLGLLDRMEIELPEVATPVLPRRWRDIDSMTISFGHGMATTPLQTAVGTAALMNGGLLIEPTFLKRTEEKALQHAKQVLHPQTSQNMRYLYKLNSTIGSGRNAKVEGYRVGGKTGTAEKVENGKYSKMKNFNSFLAAFPMDNPSYVVLTIVDEPQPEDGKHSAVAALNAAPMLANIIRRSASFLGIKSDFKKEYEMALSASDNAKLSKTTVKN, translated from the coding sequence ATGCGATTATTGCTCCTGTTTTCGCGGAAAAAGAAATATTTAAATGACCAATTAAGTAATCCAGATCTGCCTATTTATCGCCCATATTTTAGCCGTTCACGATTGATTTTTTCTCTACTGAGTTTTCTTATTCTGTACGGCATTATGGGGAAATGTCTTATTTCTTATGGGTTTCAAGGTGGACAGATTGAAGAAGCAAAAGGGCCAAGAACAGTACAACTGGCAGCTCGTCCTGATATTATTGATCGTAATGGGCGTTTATTGGCGACAGATATTGAAACTTACTCACTTTTTGCTGAACCACGCCGCATTATTGATATAGATGAAACAATTGAATTGATTTCAACAGTTTTACCTCAGCTCAATTGGCAAGAAACTTATAAACGTTTGAAAAAAAAATCCCGTTTTTCTTGGGTTCAACGTGGGTTAACTCCAACGCAAAAAGCGCAAATTATGGCACTTGGTATTCCAGGTATTGGTTTTCGTACTGAAATACGTCGTTTTTATCCAGATGGGCCTATAGCTTCGCATATTCTTGGTATGGTTAATGTTGATAATCAAGGCATAGCAGGCATAGAAAAATATATCGATGATACGGGTTTGAGTGTTCTTCGAAATGCTGGTCTTGCAACTGAAGCATTATTAAAGCCAGTTCAGCTTTCGATTGATATACGTATTCAGGCAATTGTGCGTGATGAGCTTATGAAGGGAATGAAGCGCTATAAAGCACTTGCTGCAGGGGCTGTTATTTTGAACATCCATACTGGTGAAGTTGTTGCTATGGTATCTGTGCCTGATTTTGATCCTAGGAATCCTATTGATGCTCTTAAAGGTGACCGCCTCAACCGGATGACAGCTGGAACTTTTGAAATGGGATCAATTATCAAAAGCTTTACTACTGCGATGGCACTTGATTCAGAGGTTTTTCATTTAAATAGTATCATTGATGCTTCAAAACCAATTCAAGTAGGTCACGGCCGTTTTATTCGTGATTTTCATGGAAAAAATCGTTTATTAAAACTATGGGAGGTGTTTATTTATTCTTCTAATATTGGCTCTGCTCGAGAAGCATTAGAAATAGGAGTTGATGGACATCGTGATTTTTTAAAAAAACTTGGTTTACTTGATCGTATGGAAATAGAATTACCTGAGGTTGCTACCCCTGTTTTGCCACGTCGTTGGCGGGATATAGATTCTATGACGATTTCCTTTGGTCATGGTATGGCAACAACACCATTACAAACAGCGGTGGGGACGGCTGCGTTAATGAATGGTGGCTTGTTGATTGAACCCACATTTTTAAAGCGGACTGAGGAGAAAGCTTTGCAACATGCTAAACAAGTATTGCATCCTCAAACTAGCCAGAATATGCGCTACCTTTATAAGTTAAATAGTACTATTGGTTCTGGGCGTAATGCAAAGGTGGAAGGTTATCGTGTTGGCGGGAAGACAGGAACAGCTGAAAAAGTTGAAAATGGAAAATATTCTAAGATGAAGAATTTCAACAGTTTTCTTGCTGCTTTCCCTATGGATAATCCTTCTTATGTTGTTTTAACAATTGTTGATGAACCTCAACCTGAAGATGGCAAACATTCAGCAGTAGCAGCACTGAATGCAGCACCGATGCTTGCGAATATTATTCGCCGTTCAGCTAGTTTTCTTGGAATAAAATCGGATTTTAAAAAAGAATATGAGATGGCTTTAAGTGCAAGTGATAATGCTAAATTATCTAAGACAACAGTAAAAAATTAA
- the ftsL gene encoding cell division protein FtsL, whose product MTVFRTLDIVLVTIMICMAAITYRVKYDVQKQISEVYRLEREITAEKNMVRLLHAEWATMIEPLRMQRLAEYYQKELGLKIIQPRQIVELKDIPIRLYDQIDELIKKNTFEGDKAFLAKNHISQNGDVIQKGVQ is encoded by the coding sequence ATGACAGTTTTTCGTACACTGGATATAGTTTTAGTGACTATTATGATTTGTATGGCAGCTATTACTTATAGGGTAAAATATGATGTTCAAAAACAAATTAGCGAAGTGTACCGTCTTGAACGGGAAATTACAGCAGAAAAAAATATGGTAAGGCTTTTGCATGCTGAGTGGGCTACGATGATAGAACCATTACGTATGCAAAGACTTGCAGAATATTATCAAAAAGAATTAGGCTTGAAAATAATACAACCTCGTCAGATTGTAGAATTGAAAGATATTCCGATACGTTTATATGATCAAATTGATGAATTGATTAAGAAGAATACCTTTGAAGGAGATAAGGCTTTTCTTGCTAAAAATCATATTTCTCAGAATGGTGATGTTATTCAAAAGGGTGTGCAGTAA
- the rsmH gene encoding 16S rRNA (cytosine(1402)-N(4))-methyltransferase RsmH yields the protein MTGQGNKTERHIPVLLQPVLAALTPLAGAKVIDGTFGAGGYTRALLAAGADVIALDRDPQAIREGQSLVDQFFPRLRLVQTEFSRLDCIVEEKVDAIILDIGVSSMQLDEAERGFSFQKDGPLDMRMAQTGFTASDVINCLRVNELSRIFKILGEERHADRIARMIEKRRCIRPFLRTCDLANAVEVLVGRKPDDRVHPATRVFQALRIYVNDELGELARGLFAAEKILKAGGRLGVVSFHSLEDRIVKRFFSARSGERGRSRYLPEKQSSPVTFLPLFKGVKTANEEELQKNPRARSAKLRVGVRTQEDAIETDIELFSLAEITSFKGSKK from the coding sequence TTGACAGGGCAGGGTAACAAAACTGAACGCCATATTCCAGTATTGTTGCAGCCAGTTTTAGCTGCGCTTACACCATTAGCTGGGGCAAAAGTAATTGATGGCACCTTTGGTGCTGGTGGTTATACGCGCGCTTTGCTTGCTGCAGGTGCAGATGTTATTGCTCTTGATCGTGATCCTCAGGCAATCCGTGAGGGACAATCACTTGTCGATCAATTTTTTCCACGTCTTCGTTTGGTGCAAACGGAGTTTTCACGCTTAGATTGTATAGTTGAAGAAAAGGTGGATGCGATTATTCTTGATATTGGTGTATCTTCAATGCAGCTGGATGAAGCTGAACGAGGATTTTCTTTTCAAAAAGATGGTCCGCTAGATATGCGAATGGCACAGACTGGTTTTACAGCAAGTGATGTTATTAATTGTTTAAGAGTCAATGAGCTGTCACGTATATTTAAGATATTAGGTGAAGAACGTCATGCGGATCGAATTGCACGAATGATTGAAAAGCGTCGTTGTATTCGTCCTTTTTTGCGTACATGTGATCTTGCCAATGCTGTTGAGGTTTTAGTGGGTCGTAAACCAGATGATCGTGTTCATCCTGCAACACGGGTATTTCAGGCGCTTCGTATTTACGTTAATGATGAGCTTGGTGAACTCGCACGAGGTTTATTTGCTGCTGAAAAAATTTTGAAAGCAGGGGGGCGTTTAGGAGTTGTTAGTTTTCATTCCCTTGAGGATCGCATAGTAAAAAGATTTTTTTCTGCTCGTTCAGGAGAGAGGGGGAGATCACGTTATCTTCCTGAAAAACAATCTAGTCCAGTAACATTTTTGCCTTTGTTTAAAGGTGTGAAAACTGCAAATGAGGAAGAATTACAAAAAAATCCTCGTGCACGTTCTGCAAAGTTACGTGTAGGCGTACGTACTCAAGAAGATGCCATTGAAACGGATATAGAATTGTTTAGTTTGGCAGAAATTACCAGTTTTAAAGGTAGTAAGAAATGA
- the ettA gene encoding energy-dependent translational throttle protein EttA yields MARQFIYHMAGVNKIYGNKKILENIHLSFYPDAKIGILGPNGAGKSTILRIMSGLDKEYTGEAWLAEGARCGYLPQEPVLDPSKDVRGNVMEGIADKQAILDRYNELMMNYSDETADESAKLQDIIDSQNLWDLDNQVEMAMAALSCPPGEEDVTKLSGGERRRVALCKLLLSKPDLLLLDEPTNHLDAETTAWLERHLREYPGAVLLITHDRYFLDNVTGWILELDRGKGIPYEGNYSAYLSAKAKRMAQEGREEAARQRALAREKEWIASSPKARQTKSKARIRAYDELVQAARERRPGDAQIIIPVGERLGQVVIEVDNLSKAYGDRTLINSLSFKLPAGGIVGVIGANGAGKSTLFKMLTGQEQPDSGTVRIGETVQMSYIDQNRDTLAGNKTVWEEISGGDDIIKLGKYEMNSRAYCGAFNFKGADQQQKVVNLSGGQRNRVHLAKLLKSGGNVLLLDEPTNDLDTETLGALEDALENFAGCAVVISHDRMFLDRLATHILAFEGNGHVEWFEGNFAEYEADKLRRLGPDAINLRRVNYKPLTR; encoded by the coding sequence ATGGCACGTCAATTTATCTATCATATGGCTGGGGTCAATAAGATTTACGGTAATAAGAAAATTTTGGAAAATATTCATTTATCTTTTTATCCAGATGCTAAGATTGGTATTTTAGGGCCGAATGGTGCAGGTAAGTCGACGATTTTACGTATTATGAGTGGGTTAGATAAGGAATATACAGGAGAAGCATGGCTTGCTGAAGGAGCACGTTGTGGTTATCTCCCACAAGAACCTGTTCTTGATCCAAGTAAGGATGTGAGGGGTAATGTGATGGAAGGGATTGCAGATAAGCAGGCAATTTTAGATCGCTATAATGAACTGATGATGAATTACAGTGATGAAACAGCCGATGAGAGTGCTAAACTTCAAGATATTATTGATAGCCAGAATCTTTGGGATTTAGACAATCAAGTAGAAATGGCTATGGCCGCTCTTAGTTGCCCGCCGGGGGAAGAGGATGTAACAAAACTTTCAGGTGGTGAAAGGCGGCGTGTTGCGCTTTGTAAATTGCTTTTGTCAAAACCTGATTTATTGCTTCTAGATGAACCGACAAACCATTTAGATGCTGAAACTACAGCTTGGCTTGAAAGACATTTACGTGAATATCCAGGTGCAGTACTTCTGATTACGCATGACCGTTATTTTCTCGATAATGTAACGGGTTGGATATTAGAATTAGATCGCGGTAAAGGTATCCCTTATGAAGGAAATTATTCTGCTTATTTGAGTGCTAAAGCTAAACGTATGGCACAAGAGGGCCGTGAAGAAGCTGCTCGTCAACGTGCATTGGCACGTGAAAAGGAATGGATAGCTTCTAGTCCGAAGGCACGTCAAACAAAATCAAAAGCTCGTATCAGGGCTTATGATGAATTAGTTCAGGCTGCGCGTGAACGCCGTCCTGGGGATGCGCAAATTATTATACCAGTTGGCGAAAGATTGGGACAGGTTGTGATTGAAGTTGATAATTTGTCAAAAGCATATGGTGATCGTACATTAATCAATTCTCTTTCTTTCAAGCTTCCTGCCGGTGGAATTGTGGGGGTTATTGGTGCTAATGGTGCGGGGAAGTCTACTTTATTTAAAATGTTAACAGGACAGGAACAGCCGGATTCAGGTACAGTACGTATTGGAGAAACGGTTCAGATGAGCTATATTGATCAGAATCGTGATACATTAGCAGGAAATAAGACTGTTTGGGAGGAAATCTCTGGTGGAGATGACATTATTAAGTTAGGCAAATATGAGATGAATAGCCGTGCTTATTGTGGTGCATTTAACTTTAAAGGCGCAGATCAGCAACAAAAGGTGGTGAATTTATCGGGAGGGCAGCGCAACCGTGTTCATTTAGCTAAACTTTTAAAAAGTGGAGGCAATGTTCTTCTTCTTGACGAACCTACAAACGATCTTGATACAGAAACATTAGGTGCGTTAGAAGATGCGCTGGAGAATTTTGCTGGTTGTGCAGTTGTGATATCACATGATCGTATGTTTCTTGATCGGTTGGCTACCCATATTTTAGCGTTTGAAGGTAATGGTCATGTGGAATGGTTTGAAGGCAATTTTGCTGAATATGAGGCTGATAAACTTCGTCGCCTTGGTCCAGATGCTATCAATCTTAGACGTGTCAATTATAAACCTCTCACCCGTTAA